Proteins co-encoded in one Christiangramia fulva genomic window:
- a CDS encoding beta-ketoacyl synthase N-terminal-like domain-containing protein, with translation MKNPVSITSISSISPLGSTEEEIWNNYKNEKTFFRLYDFDENKALAAFLPENVKKEVENLRSETSRYRYLDDSVLYAILAARNLKSPSRENSGINIGSSRGATGLFEKYHSEYIKSGKASTYTSPSTTLGNISSWVAQDLQFEGPNFSHSVTCSTGMHAILNAIAWLESGMAHSFIAGGSEAPLTGFTIAQMQAMKIYARDENSEFPCRSLDMEKKNNSMILGEAAGLAGLSLNSESAIAKIKGFGYANEDLTHGASLSREGYCLQKSIKMALKNADLSEVDAVVMHAPGTIGGDNAEVNAVKAVFGKKLPGITSNKWKTGHSFATSGILSLQMAILMLKYQEFITVPFSEFQHEPEKLENIMVNSVGFGGNAVSVIVEI, from the coding sequence TTGAAAAATCCTGTTTCCATTACTTCCATTAGTAGTATTTCCCCTTTAGGCAGTACGGAAGAAGAGATCTGGAATAACTATAAAAATGAAAAGACCTTTTTTCGGCTTTATGATTTTGATGAGAATAAGGCCCTGGCCGCTTTTCTTCCCGAAAATGTAAAAAAGGAAGTCGAAAATCTCAGGTCGGAGACTTCAAGGTATCGGTATCTCGATGATTCGGTGTTATATGCTATCCTCGCCGCCAGAAATCTTAAATCTCCCTCACGGGAAAATTCAGGAATAAATATTGGCAGCAGTCGTGGCGCCACCGGCCTTTTCGAAAAATATCATTCTGAATATATAAAATCAGGGAAAGCTTCCACCTATACTTCGCCTTCCACTACTCTTGGGAATATTTCCTCCTGGGTAGCCCAGGATCTGCAATTTGAGGGTCCTAATTTTTCCCACAGCGTGACCTGTTCCACAGGAATGCATGCTATTCTCAACGCTATTGCCTGGCTGGAAAGCGGGATGGCCCATTCCTTTATTGCGGGGGGAAGTGAGGCGCCGCTTACCGGTTTTACCATTGCGCAAATGCAGGCGATGAAGATCTATGCGCGGGATGAAAATAGTGAATTTCCCTGTCGATCCCTGGATATGGAAAAAAAGAACAATTCAATGATCCTGGGCGAAGCGGCGGGATTGGCTGGGCTTTCTTTAAATTCGGAAAGTGCAATCGCAAAGATCAAAGGCTTCGGTTACGCGAATGAGGATCTCACTCATGGAGCATCGCTTTCAAGAGAGGGTTACTGTCTTCAGAAGTCCATTAAAATGGCCCTGAAAAATGCTGATTTATCCGAAGTTGATGCGGTGGTGATGCATGCGCCTGGAACTATTGGCGGAGATAATGCCGAGGTGAATGCGGTAAAGGCAGTTTTTGGAAAAAAGCTTCCAGGGATCACCAGCAATAAATGGAAAACCGGCCACAGTTTTGCCACCTCAGGAATTTTAAGTCTGCAAATGGCAATTTTAATGCTGAAATACCAGGAATTTATTACCGTTCCTTTTTCAGAATTTCAGCACGAACCCGAAAAACTTGAGAATATCATGGTAAATTCAGTAGGTTTCGGGGGGAATGCGGTTTCCGTTATTGTGGAAATCTGA
- a CDS encoding HU family DNA-binding protein: protein MYKNLNSTKMTKADIVANISEKLGMEKGDVQATIESFMEEVKNSLESGDNVYLRGFGSFVVKTRAEKTGRNISKNTTIKIPAHNIPAFKPAKIFVEGVKSNVEVK from the coding sequence ATTTATAAAAATTTAAATAGCACGAAAATGACGAAAGCAGATATCGTAGCAAACATTTCAGAAAAACTCGGAATGGAAAAAGGTGACGTTCAGGCTACCATCGAATCTTTTATGGAAGAAGTAAAAAACTCTCTTGAAAGTGGTGACAACGTATACCTGCGTGGTTTTGGAAGCTTTGTAGTAAAAACAAGAGCTGAGAAAACCGGAAGAAACATCTCAAAAAACACTACCATTAAAATTCCTGCTCACAACATCCCAGCATTTAAACCTGCAAAGATCTTTGTTGAAGGCGTGAAATCTAATGTAGAGGTAAAGTAA
- the bioD gene encoding dethiobiotin synthase — translation MGKKIFVTGISTEVGKTVVAAIITEALHADYWKPVQAGDLDNSDTHRLKRLISNAETVFHENAYKLKTPMSPHGAAEIDGITIDLEKINPPETDKDLVIEGAGGLLVPLNDKDTIIDLIKPEYSVILVSRHYLGSINHTLLSVEALKNRGIKNIGIIFSGNEHKTTEGIIKKMAKVEILGRLDEEPYFDEMVVKEYADKFRKKLCDL, via the coding sequence ATGGGAAAGAAAATTTTTGTTACCGGCATCAGTACCGAAGTGGGAAAAACGGTGGTTGCCGCCATAATTACCGAAGCGCTTCATGCCGATTACTGGAAACCGGTACAGGCTGGAGATCTTGATAATTCTGATACCCATAGGCTCAAACGGCTAATTTCAAATGCTGAAACCGTTTTTCATGAAAATGCCTATAAACTCAAGACACCCATGAGTCCGCATGGGGCGGCCGAAATAGACGGAATAACAATCGACCTTGAAAAGATCAATCCGCCAGAAACAGATAAGGATCTGGTGATCGAAGGTGCCGGCGGACTTTTGGTTCCTTTGAATGACAAAGACACAATTATCGATTTAATAAAACCAGAATATTCTGTGATTCTGGTTTCGAGGCATTACCTGGGAAGCATTAATCACACGCTGCTGAGCGTGGAAGCGCTTAAGAACCGCGGCATTAAAAATATCGGTATTATCTTCAGCGGCAATGAGCACAAAACCACCGAAGGCATCATCAAAAAGATGGCGAAAGTTGAAATTCTGGGAAGGCTCGATGAGGAACCCTATTTCGATGAAATGGTAGTTAAAGAATACGCCGATAAATTCAGAAAAAAACTATGCGATTTATAA
- a CDS encoding Rne/Rng family ribonuclease — translation MDKELIIRSEPSAVDFALLKDGKLVELNKEEDSNKFNVGDIYIAKIRKAVPGLNAAFVNVGYEKDGFLHYHDLGPQVSSLLKFIKRVSTGKLKDYSLKNFSFEKDIDKNGSIADVLKANQSILVQIVKEPISTKGPRISSELSLPGRYIVLVPFSNRISVSQKIESKEEKERLKRLVKSIKPKGFGVIVRTVAEGKKVAEIDRDLQNLVGRWTAMCKKLYKPNHPSKVLGELNRASSLLRDIFNDTFTSICVDDETLYTQIKDYLSDIAPEKESIVKLHQSNQPIFEKFGIERQIKTSFGRTVSMSKGAYLVIEHTEAMHVIDVNSGNRSNKSKNQEDTALEVNMISATEIARQLRLRDMGGIIVVDFIDMNKADNRKKLYDHLRNEMSDDRAKHKILPPSKFGLIQITRQRVRPEMNIKTREENPNGNGEIEAPISVVNKIKADLEKLVKKDYKKITLSAHPFIAAFLTKGFPSPRSKWFVDHKRWVKILPRDAYTYLEYHFHDKDGKVIQ, via the coding sequence GTGGACAAAGAATTAATTATCAGGTCCGAACCTTCTGCTGTAGATTTTGCCTTATTAAAAGATGGAAAACTTGTTGAACTAAACAAAGAAGAAGACAGCAATAAATTCAATGTTGGTGATATTTATATCGCCAAGATCAGGAAAGCTGTTCCCGGTTTAAATGCCGCATTTGTAAATGTAGGCTATGAAAAAGATGGTTTTTTACACTATCATGACCTGGGACCCCAGGTTTCTTCTTTATTAAAGTTCATAAAACGTGTAAGCACAGGTAAACTAAAGGATTATTCTTTAAAGAATTTCTCCTTTGAAAAGGATATAGACAAAAACGGCTCAATTGCCGATGTCTTAAAAGCAAATCAATCTATACTGGTTCAGATCGTTAAAGAACCTATCTCCACAAAAGGGCCGAGGATAAGCTCAGAGCTTTCCCTGCCAGGGCGATATATCGTGCTGGTACCTTTTTCAAACCGCATTTCGGTTTCTCAAAAAATCGAAAGTAAAGAAGAAAAAGAACGCCTTAAGAGACTGGTGAAAAGCATCAAACCCAAGGGTTTTGGTGTAATTGTAAGAACCGTAGCAGAAGGAAAAAAAGTCGCAGAAATCGACAGAGATCTACAAAATTTAGTAGGCCGATGGACTGCGATGTGTAAAAAACTGTATAAACCGAATCATCCCTCCAAAGTATTGGGAGAACTCAATAGAGCTTCATCCCTGTTAAGAGATATCTTCAACGATACTTTCACCTCTATTTGCGTAGACGATGAAACGCTTTATACACAAATAAAAGATTACCTGAGCGATATTGCTCCGGAAAAAGAATCAATCGTAAAATTGCACCAATCCAACCAACCCATTTTTGAAAAATTTGGTATCGAAAGACAAATTAAAACTTCCTTTGGGCGCACCGTTTCAATGAGCAAAGGCGCCTACCTGGTAATAGAACACACTGAAGCCATGCACGTTATAGACGTGAATAGCGGTAACCGTTCTAACAAATCTAAAAACCAGGAAGATACCGCACTCGAAGTTAATATGATTAGCGCTACCGAGATTGCCCGCCAATTGCGACTACGCGATATGGGAGGCATCATTGTGGTAGACTTCATTGATATGAATAAAGCCGATAATCGAAAAAAGCTTTATGATCATCTTCGCAATGAAATGAGTGACGACCGGGCAAAACATAAAATTTTGCCACCGAGTAAATTTGGATTGATACAAATTACGAGACAGCGCGTAAGGCCAGAGATGAATATTAAAACCCGCGAAGAAAACCCTAATGGGAATGGTGAAATTGAAGCACCTATCAGCGTGGTAAATAAGATCAAAGCCGACCTTGAAAAGCTGGTCAAAAAAGATTATAAAAAGATCACGCTTAGCGCGCATCCATTTATTGCAGCCTTTTTAACAAAAGGCTTTCCATCTCCCCGATCAAAATGGTTTGTAGACCATAAACGTTGGGTGAAAATTTTACCTCGAGATGCTTACACGTATTTAGAGTACCACTTTCACGACAAAGACGGGAAAGTGATTCAATAA
- a CDS encoding SET domain-containing protein has protein sequence MMHPHTELKWISEEIGFGVVATKPILKGTITWVQDELDGVFSPDFAENIKPLTRELLEKYSFRNNKGEHILCWDIAKFVNHSFRSNCLSTAYNFEIAIRDIEVGEELTDDYGYLNLSESFVPKDEGTDRKVVHPNDILKCYQEWDRILNAVFPLIGKRNQPLYSLLDEDLKTEITEIIEGKKKMESTRSLYFKPETSQI, from the coding sequence ATGATGCATCCTCATACAGAATTGAAATGGATAAGCGAAGAAATTGGGTTTGGAGTAGTGGCGACGAAACCTATCCTCAAAGGTACAATTACCTGGGTACAGGATGAACTGGACGGAGTTTTTTCACCCGATTTCGCTGAAAATATCAAACCTCTTACACGGGAATTACTGGAGAAATACAGTTTCCGAAATAATAAAGGAGAACATATTCTTTGCTGGGACATCGCGAAATTCGTTAACCATAGTTTCCGATCAAATTGCCTTTCCACAGCCTATAATTTTGAAATTGCCATTCGCGATATCGAAGTTGGCGAAGAACTGACCGATGATTACGGTTACCTGAATCTTTCGGAATCATTTGTGCCCAAAGACGAGGGCACCGACCGCAAAGTGGTACATCCCAATGATATTTTGAAATGCTATCAGGAATGGGACAGGATTTTAAATGCTGTTTTTCCACTTATAGGCAAACGAAACCAGCCTCTTTATTCCTTGCTTGATGAGGACCTGAAAACAGAGATCACTGAAATAATTGAAGGTAAGAAGAAAATGGAATCTACCCGAAGCCTTTACTTTAAACCTGAAACAAGTCAAATTTAG
- the bioA gene encoding adenosylmethionine--8-amino-7-oxononanoate transaminase, producing the protein MRFIKVSDKLRERDKKHLWHPLTQHKVSPEMLPIAKAEGALLIDDNGKEYIDGISSWYTAVYGHCNQKITSRVAEQMQQLDQVVFSGFTHEPAVKLSEALVKILPEGQEKMFFNDNGSTATEIGIKMALQYHHNLGNDRNVMLAFEEGFHGDTFGAMSVSGLSVYNGAFKDHFIRVERIPVPKGDNNKEVISILKEHIKNHKIAGFIYEPLIQGAAAMKFHDADGLNEILKICRENEIILVADEVMTGFGKTGKYFASDYLSEKPDIVCMSKALTAGLLPMGLTSCSKKIYDAFYSEDISKGLFHGHTYTANPLACTAALAALELLQSDEIQQNINQITIFNKEFAAKLLQHSKVKNIRTLGVILAFEIDVKTDRYGGLRDRLYGFFMERGVYLRPLGNTIYIVPPYIISEEQLQKMYSVIEGCLSEF; encoded by the coding sequence ATGCGATTTATAAAAGTTTCAGATAAACTCAGGGAAAGGGATAAAAAACATTTGTGGCATCCGCTCACACAACACAAGGTTTCACCGGAGATGCTTCCCATAGCCAAAGCCGAAGGCGCCCTTCTCATAGACGATAACGGGAAAGAATATATAGACGGCATCTCTTCCTGGTACACGGCAGTTTATGGGCATTGTAACCAAAAAATCACTTCCCGCGTTGCCGAGCAGATGCAACAACTGGATCAGGTGGTTTTTAGCGGTTTCACGCATGAACCGGCAGTAAAACTTTCTGAAGCCCTGGTGAAAATTTTACCTGAAGGACAGGAAAAAATGTTCTTTAATGATAATGGTTCCACGGCTACCGAGATCGGGATTAAAATGGCGTTGCAATATCACCATAACCTGGGTAACGACCGCAATGTGATGCTGGCTTTTGAAGAAGGCTTCCATGGCGATACTTTTGGTGCGATGTCGGTTTCCGGGCTGTCGGTATATAATGGTGCTTTTAAAGATCATTTTATTAGAGTGGAGCGAATTCCCGTGCCTAAAGGCGACAATAACAAGGAGGTGATTTCGATCCTGAAAGAGCATATCAAAAATCATAAAATCGCCGGCTTTATTTACGAACCTTTGATCCAGGGTGCGGCGGCCATGAAATTTCACGATGCCGATGGACTAAATGAGATCTTGAAGATCTGCCGTGAAAATGAGATCATCCTGGTTGCCGATGAAGTGATGACCGGTTTCGGCAAAACCGGAAAATATTTTGCTTCCGATTATCTTTCGGAAAAACCCGATATCGTTTGTATGTCGAAAGCCCTGACCGCGGGATTATTGCCAATGGGCCTTACTTCCTGCAGTAAAAAAATCTACGATGCTTTTTATTCTGAAGATATCTCAAAAGGACTTTTCCATGGCCATACCTATACCGCGAATCCACTGGCCTGTACCGCTGCTCTGGCGGCTCTGGAACTATTACAATCTGATGAAATCCAACAGAATATCAACCAGATCACCATTTTCAATAAGGAATTTGCCGCGAAGCTGCTTCAGCATTCCAAAGTGAAAAATATACGTACCCTGGGCGTCATCCTTGCTTTTGAAATAGATGTAAAAACCGACAGATATGGCGGACTCCGCGACCGGCTTTACGGGTTTTTTATGGAGCGGGGAGTTTATCTGCGCCCGCTGGGAAATACCATTTATATCGTTCCTCCTTATATAATTTCGGAAGAGCAGCTTCAGAAGATGTATTCGGTAATAGAAGGCTGTTTATCAGAATTTTAA
- the bioB gene encoding biotin synthase BioB, with the protein MALKHDWTKEEILEIYNKPLMELLYEAATIHREHHDPNTVQVSTLLSIKTGGCPEDCGYCPQAARYHTNLEGNDLMSVNQVKAQALRAREAGSSRVCMGAAWRNVKDGEEFDNVLEMVRTINKLDMEVCCTLGMITENQAQRLAEAGLYAYNHNLDTSEEYYKEVISTRGYEDRLKTIDNVRKTNVTVCSGGIIGMGESEEDRAGMLVALATLNPQPESVPINALVAVEGTPMAEQEPIPIWDMIRMVATTRIVMPETQVRLSAGRTQMSREGQAMCFFAGANSIFAGDKLLTTPNPDVNEDMEMFRLLGLNPQKAFEKKAQPESIEAANSKYQPKGEKPKWSRPGHQIERNLKAQEKARPKA; encoded by the coding sequence ATGGCACTAAAACACGATTGGACGAAAGAGGAAATCCTTGAGATATACAATAAACCTTTGATGGAATTGCTTTATGAAGCGGCTACCATTCACCGGGAACATCACGACCCGAATACGGTACAGGTTTCCACATTACTTTCCATTAAAACAGGCGGTTGTCCTGAAGATTGCGGCTATTGTCCGCAGGCAGCCCGTTATCATACCAACCTCGAGGGGAATGATTTAATGAGTGTGAACCAGGTGAAGGCCCAGGCGCTGCGTGCCAGGGAAGCGGGCAGTTCCCGTGTGTGCATGGGTGCGGCCTGGAGAAATGTGAAGGACGGCGAGGAATTTGACAACGTGCTGGAAATGGTTCGAACTATCAACAAACTCGATATGGAAGTTTGCTGTACTCTTGGGATGATCACCGAGAACCAGGCACAGCGTCTGGCAGAAGCAGGTTTATATGCTTATAATCATAATCTTGATACTTCAGAAGAATATTACAAAGAGGTAATTTCCACTCGTGGCTATGAAGATCGTTTGAAAACCATCGATAATGTTAGAAAAACCAATGTTACCGTTTGCAGCGGTGGAATTATAGGAATGGGGGAGAGCGAAGAAGATCGGGCTGGTATGCTGGTGGCTCTGGCCACATTAAATCCGCAGCCAGAATCTGTACCAATCAATGCTTTAGTTGCCGTGGAAGGCACGCCTATGGCAGAACAGGAACCTATACCTATCTGGGATATGATAAGAATGGTGGCAACTACAAGAATTGTGATGCCGGAAACCCAGGTGAGACTTTCGGCTGGAAGAACGCAAATGAGCCGCGAAGGACAGGCGATGTGCTTCTTTGCAGGAGCTAATTCGATATTTGCCGGTGATAAATTGCTTACAACTCCCAACCCCGATGTGAATGAAGATATGGAAATGTTCAGGTTGCTGGGATTAAACCCTCAGAAGGCTTTTGAAAAGAAAGCTCAGCCCGAATCAATAGAAGCAGCAAATTCAAAATATCAACCTAAGGGAGAAAAGCCCAAATGGTCACGTCCCGGGCACCAAATCGAGCGCAATCTCAAAGCCCAGGAGAAGGCCCGGCCGAAGGCATAA
- the mutY gene encoding A/G-specific adenine glycosylase, translated as MQFSKLLTVWYLGNKRDLPWRKTRDPYKIWLSEIMLQQTRIEQGLPYYLKFIKAFPTVFDLAAANSEQVLKLWQGLGYYSRARNLHSTAKYVAEELKGIFPDNYSDLKKLKGIGDYTASAIASICYDEPVAVVDGNVYRVLSRIFNIHTPINTTAGNKEFKKLAEELLDKNDPATFNQALMEFGALHCKPQNPACPVCPFKDYCLALQKQLITELPVKIKKSKVKKRYFNYLVFNFQNDQTHLEQRRGKGIWRGLYQFPLIESEKLLKEKELISSEDFQEKVSSESFSLKKFHSSPVVHKLSHQHLFTQFWVVKFEEKSADGISFKEIKQYPVPVLIENFLNDFLPDDYK; from the coding sequence ATGCAATTTTCCAAGCTTCTCACAGTATGGTATTTAGGAAATAAAAGGGATTTGCCCTGGCGAAAAACTCGCGATCCCTATAAAATCTGGCTGAGCGAAATTATGCTTCAGCAAACCAGAATTGAGCAGGGGTTGCCTTATTATTTAAAGTTTATCAAAGCTTTCCCGACCGTTTTTGACCTGGCTGCTGCAAATTCTGAACAGGTCTTAAAACTTTGGCAGGGATTGGGATACTATTCCCGGGCCAGAAACCTTCATTCTACCGCTAAATATGTGGCCGAAGAATTAAAAGGAATATTTCCCGATAATTATTCCGATTTAAAGAAATTAAAAGGTATTGGCGATTATACCGCCAGCGCCATTGCTTCTATTTGCTATGACGAGCCTGTCGCGGTGGTTGACGGAAATGTTTATCGTGTGCTTTCGCGGATTTTTAATATCCATACACCTATAAATACTACTGCTGGAAATAAAGAATTTAAGAAGCTTGCTGAAGAACTTCTTGATAAAAATGATCCTGCAACTTTTAACCAGGCATTGATGGAGTTTGGCGCACTGCATTGTAAACCTCAGAATCCTGCCTGCCCTGTATGTCCCTTTAAAGATTATTGCCTGGCGCTTCAGAAGCAACTTATAACCGAATTACCTGTAAAAATTAAAAAATCAAAAGTCAAAAAGAGATATTTTAATTACCTGGTCTTTAATTTTCAAAATGATCAAACCCATCTTGAACAACGAAGGGGCAAGGGAATTTGGAGAGGATTATATCAATTTCCGCTGATTGAATCTGAAAAACTTTTAAAGGAAAAAGAACTTATTTCTTCAGAAGATTTTCAGGAAAAAGTCAGTTCTGAAAGCTTCAGCCTTAAAAAGTTCCATAGTTCTCCCGTGGTGCATAAACTTTCCCATCAGCATTTATTTACTCAATTCTGGGTTGTAAAATTTGAAGAAAAGTCGGCTGATGGAATATCTTTCAAAGAAATAAAGCAATATCCGGTTCCGGTATTGATCGAAAATTTTCTAAATGATTTCCTTCCCGACGATTACAAATAG
- a CDS encoding regulatory protein RecX, whose amino-acid sequence MKNNSSQKSYTVAEALQKLMHFCSYRDRSQKEVEDKLNQMRMIPEAKEKIVIKLMQEGFLNEERFARSFVRGKFRIKKWGKIRIRQELKRREISEPLIKIGLTEINEKDYSSTLYELAEKKALQVKEKNPFLKKKKICDHLLRKGYESQLVFDCVNDLIE is encoded by the coding sequence ATGAAAAACAACTCCTCTCAAAAATCATATACAGTTGCCGAAGCCCTTCAAAAGCTGATGCATTTCTGCTCCTACAGGGATCGTTCTCAAAAAGAAGTTGAGGACAAGCTCAACCAGATGCGAATGATTCCCGAGGCAAAAGAAAAGATTGTCATTAAGCTAATGCAGGAAGGATTTTTGAATGAAGAACGCTTCGCCCGCAGTTTTGTAAGAGGGAAATTCAGGATAAAAAAATGGGGAAAAATAAGAATCAGGCAGGAATTAAAAAGACGGGAAATCTCGGAGCCTCTTATAAAAATAGGTCTTACTGAAATAAATGAAAAAGACTATAGTTCCACGCTTTATGAGCTGGCCGAAAAAAAAGCGCTGCAGGTAAAGGAAAAGAATCCGTTTCTTAAAAAGAAAAAAATCTGTGACCATCTACTGCGAAAAGGCTATGAATCACAGTTAGTTTTTGATTGTGTAAATGATCTTATTGAATAA
- a CDS encoding cupin-like domain-containing protein, with amino-acid sequence MKLDLQNIPRRRNLSKEEFQEDYFKPGKPVVIEDLSKDWPALQKWNFNYFREKAGEVIVPLYNGEPAKGRQNSHGPAMKIPFKEYIEILEKGPTDLRMFFFNLLQNCPELLNDFQYPDLGVKFFKKLPVMFIGGEGSKVVMHYDMDLANNFHFNFVGKKRLILYPPDQTGLLYKVPYSIVSMEIINMDDPDLESFPALAKAKGYEAVLEHGDALFIPSKWWHFIKYETASLSLTLRSLPRSPGKIAEVLNNLLFVRNYDNLMRKLQGQKWIDYKNRRAKERTDKNADID; translated from the coding sequence TTGAAACTCGATCTTCAAAATATTCCCCGTAGGCGAAACCTTAGCAAAGAAGAGTTTCAGGAGGACTATTTTAAACCGGGAAAACCGGTAGTTATCGAGGATCTTTCGAAGGATTGGCCGGCACTGCAGAAATGGAATTTTAATTACTTCAGGGAAAAAGCCGGCGAAGTGATTGTGCCACTATATAATGGGGAACCGGCAAAGGGAAGGCAGAATTCCCATGGCCCGGCAATGAAAATTCCTTTTAAGGAATATATAGAAATCCTTGAAAAGGGACCTACCGATTTGCGTATGTTCTTCTTTAATCTTCTGCAAAATTGTCCGGAGCTGCTAAATGATTTTCAATATCCCGATCTGGGAGTAAAATTTTTCAAAAAATTACCTGTGATGTTCATCGGCGGCGAAGGTTCGAAAGTGGTGATGCATTATGATATGGACCTTGCGAATAATTTTCATTTCAATTTTGTGGGAAAAAAGCGCCTGATTTTATATCCTCCAGACCAGACCGGATTACTCTATAAGGTGCCATATTCCATTGTGAGCATGGAAATTATAAATATGGATGATCCCGATCTTGAATCATTTCCGGCACTGGCAAAAGCCAAAGGTTATGAAGCTGTTCTGGAACACGGGGACGCCCTGTTCATTCCCAGTAAATGGTGGCATTTTATAAAATACGAAACGGCCAGTCTTTCTCTTACCCTGCGTTCATTGCCCCGATCACCGGGCAAAATAGCCGAGGTTTTGAACAACTTGCTATTTGTACGTAATTATGATAACTTAATGAGAAAGCTTCAGGGACAGAAGTGGATTGATTATAAAAATAGAAGGGCGAAAGAACGTACAGATAAAAATGCTGATATAGATTGA
- a CDS encoding cupin-like domain-containing protein gives MGKEMMKLQPIPRVEKISKDDFVRNFVQPQKPVVIEKLIENWPAFKKWDLDYISKIAGEKTVPLYDDRPISSEFKFNEPHAEMKMADYINLLKSGPTNYRIFLYHLMKEVPELQKDFKFPDIGLRFIKQLPMLFFGGENSQVFMHYDIDYANILHCHFHGKKQCILFPPAESKHLYKVPHALISREDINFNDPDFDKFPALKNASGYITELSHGEALYMPEGYWHHMTYLSPGFSMSLRATPRTLTNFSKAVYNLVIMRNFDNYMRKLKGQKWIDYKNEQAIKRTHKKSNIIQ, from the coding sequence ATGGGAAAGGAAATGATGAAATTGCAGCCAATACCGAGAGTGGAAAAGATTTCCAAAGATGATTTTGTTCGCAATTTTGTGCAGCCACAAAAGCCGGTGGTAATAGAAAAATTAATCGAAAACTGGCCTGCTTTTAAAAAGTGGGACCTTGATTATATTTCTAAAATTGCTGGTGAGAAGACGGTTCCTTTGTATGATGATCGTCCCATCTCTTCAGAATTTAAATTCAATGAGCCGCATGCCGAAATGAAAATGGCCGATTATATAAACCTTTTAAAATCAGGTCCTACCAATTATCGCATTTTCCTTTACCATTTAATGAAAGAAGTGCCGGAGCTTCAGAAAGATTTTAAATTTCCTGATATCGGGTTACGGTTTATAAAGCAATTGCCCATGTTGTTTTTTGGCGGTGAAAATTCCCAGGTTTTTATGCATTATGATATTGATTATGCCAATATTTTGCATTGTCATTTTCATGGGAAAAAGCAATGTATCCTTTTTCCCCCTGCTGAAAGCAAACACTTGTATAAAGTGCCACATGCACTGATCAGCCGGGAAGACATCAATTTTAATGATCCTGATTTCGATAAATTCCCGGCGCTTAAAAATGCCAGCGGATATATTACCGAACTCAGTCATGGTGAAGCTTTGTATATGCCCGAAGGTTACTGGCATCACATGACCTACCTTAGTCCGGGATTCTCAATGAGTCTTCGCGCCACTCCCAGAACCCTGACAAATTTTTCAAAGGCAGTTTACAATTTGGTGATTATGAGGAATTTTGATAATTATATGCGAAAACTGAAAGGGCAGAAGTGGATCGATTATAAAAATGAGCAAGCCATAAAGCGCACCCACAAAAAGAGTAATATTATTCAATAA
- a CDS encoding single-stranded DNA-binding protein: MTGTLNKVMLIGHTGDDVKMHYFEGGGSIGRFPLATNEAYTNRTTGERVTNTEWHNVVVRNKAAEICEKYLKKGDRVYIEGRIKTRKWQDDQGNDRYQTEIHCTEFTFLTPKDDSQSGGGYQNQGGQNKPAQQSKPNYSNSNKNESFSQEEEEDDLPF; encoded by the coding sequence ATGACAGGCACATTAAACAAAGTAATGTTGATAGGGCACACCGGAGATGACGTGAAAATGCATTATTTTGAAGGCGGAGGCTCCATTGGGCGTTTCCCACTGGCTACTAATGAGGCATATACCAATCGCACTACCGGTGAAAGGGTCACCAATACTGAATGGCATAATGTGGTGGTGCGTAATAAAGCTGCTGAGATCTGTGAGAAATATCTCAAAAAAGGAGACAGGGTTTATATAGAAGGACGCATAAAAACACGTAAATGGCAGGATGATCAGGGTAACGACCGGTACCAAACTGAAATTCACTGTACCGAATTCACCTTTTTAACCCCGAAAGATGATTCTCAGTCTGGTGGCGGTTATCAAAATCAGGGTGGCCAGAATAAGCCTGCACAACAGAGTAAACCTAATTATTCAAATTCAAATAAGAATGAATCGTTTTCTCAGGAAGAAGAAGAGGATGATTTACCATTCTAA